The Rhodothermales bacterium genome includes a region encoding these proteins:
- a CDS encoding J domain-containing protein has product MSSLTETALALFIGLVLLAAVVGVGAWIAAQVLNRRQLRAQAAGRATRAWGGKDRERVRTKYFDKERRARAQRARHRPPRGGPSAGAEPEVPGPVNLERLHGETLGLTGEATPETVRQAYKDRVREYHPDQVARLGVKLRVLAEEETKRINEAYAYFRERYGF; this is encoded by the coding sequence GTGTCCTCCCTCACCGAAACGGCGCTCGCCCTCTTCATCGGCCTCGTCCTGCTCGCGGCCGTCGTCGGCGTCGGCGCGTGGATCGCAGCGCAGGTGCTGAACCGGCGGCAGCTCCGCGCTCAGGCGGCGGGCCGCGCCACGCGCGCATGGGGCGGGAAAGACCGCGAGCGCGTCCGCACGAAGTACTTCGACAAAGAGCGCCGCGCCCGCGCCCAGCGCGCCCGGCATCGCCCCCCGCGCGGAGGGCCGAGCGCCGGAGCCGAGCCCGAGGTCCCCGGCCCCGTCAACCTCGAGCGGCTCCACGGCGAGACCCTCGGCCTCACCGGCGAGGCGACGCCCGAGACCGTGCGGCAGGCGTACAAAGACCGCGTCCGCGAATACCACCCCGACCAGGTCGCCCGCCTCGGCGTCAAGCTCCGCGTGCTGGCCGAGGAAGAGACGAAACGGATCAACGAGGCCTACGCCTATTTCCGCGAGCGGTACGGCTTTTGA
- a CDS encoding thymidine kinase, with translation MEPHVLPPNDAERRGWIEVICGSMFSGKTEELIRRLKRARIARQQVEIFKPALDNRYAQTAVVSHDENAIPSIVVDTADQILLLAGEAAVIGIDEAQFFGAEIVGVCEALARQGRRVLVAGLDQDFRGRPFEPLPQLMAVAEYVTKLHAICVVCGAPANHSQRLVASDDRVLVGEKEAYEPRCRLHFEPPAKPSAAPPAASTPVARPEPGVRVEQP, from the coding sequence ATGGAGCCCCACGTCCTACCCCCGAACGACGCCGAGCGCCGAGGCTGGATCGAGGTCATCTGCGGGAGCATGTTCAGCGGCAAAACGGAAGAGCTGATCCGCCGGCTCAAGCGCGCCCGCATCGCCCGGCAGCAGGTCGAGATCTTCAAGCCCGCCCTCGACAACCGCTACGCCCAGACCGCCGTCGTCTCCCACGATGAGAACGCGATCCCGTCGATCGTCGTCGACACGGCCGATCAGATCCTGCTGCTGGCCGGCGAGGCCGCCGTCATCGGGATCGACGAGGCGCAGTTCTTCGGGGCCGAGATCGTCGGCGTCTGCGAGGCGCTCGCGCGGCAGGGGCGGCGCGTGCTCGTGGCCGGGCTCGACCAGGACTTCCGGGGCCGCCCGTTCGAGCCCCTCCCGCAGTTGATGGCCGTGGCCGAGTACGTCACGAAGCTCCACGCGATCTGCGTCGTCTGCGGCGCCCCGGCGAACCACTCGCAGCGCCTCGTGGCGAGCGACGACCGCGTGCTCGTCGGCGAGAAAGAGGCGTACGAACCGCGCTGCCGGCTCCACTTCGAGCCCCCGGCGAAGCCCTCAGCGGCGCCTCCGGCCGCATCGACGCCGGTCGCCCGACCCGAACCCGGCGTGCGCGTCGAGCAACCCTAG
- a CDS encoding tetratricopeptide repeat protein, producing the protein MTLLLALALLLPAQAESPDEAEALFALGNRLYEESDFQGAAAAYEGALDTGWTDPALELRLGNAYFEAGQLGRAVLHFERAHRLAPRNEAVQHNLRLARERVPSAEPSPLAPAEAAARWLAMRVGSDGMAALLFALYLGVLGLVGFQLWTKTENPWRRRALLVLVPLGLLVAVAAVATARYEAQPRAVVVADAAALRTTPSSTGAVAATVPEGSVLTLAAERGAWRGVRLPDGTTAWAGASALEEI; encoded by the coding sequence GTGACGCTGCTCCTCGCCCTCGCCCTCCTCCTGCCTGCGCAGGCCGAATCGCCCGACGAAGCCGAGGCGCTGTTCGCCCTCGGCAATCGGCTTTACGAAGAGAGCGATTTCCAGGGCGCCGCGGCGGCCTACGAAGGCGCGCTCGACACGGGCTGGACCGACCCCGCGCTCGAACTCCGCCTCGGCAATGCCTATTTCGAAGCCGGGCAACTCGGCCGCGCCGTGCTCCACTTCGAGCGCGCGCACCGACTGGCCCCACGCAACGAGGCCGTGCAGCACAACCTCCGCCTCGCTCGCGAGCGCGTGCCGAGCGCGGAGCCGTCACCGCTCGCCCCCGCCGAGGCCGCGGCCCGGTGGCTCGCGATGCGCGTCGGCAGCGACGGGATGGCGGCGCTGCTGTTCGCGCTCTACCTCGGCGTGCTCGGGCTCGTCGGGTTCCAGCTGTGGACGAAGACAGAAAACCCGTGGCGGCGGCGCGCGCTCCTCGTCCTCGTTCCCCTCGGCCTGCTCGTCGCCGTCGCGGCCGTGGCGACGGCCCGGTACGAAGCTCAACCCCGCGCCGTCGTCGTTGCCGACGCGGCAGCATTGCGCACGACGCCATCGTCGACGGGAGCGGTGGCGGCGACGGTGCCGGAGGGATCGGTGCTCACCCTCGCGGCCGAGCGCGGTGCGTGGCGCGGCGTTCGGCTCCCCGACGGGACGACGGCGTGGGCCGGGGCGTCGGCGCTCGAAGAGATCTAG
- a CDS encoding BatD family protein, whose protein sequence is MTSRVHRNGWGAGVAGLVLGLCLLAAPAAAQISVFAFVDKTTMGEAETLLFTIEATGDFRDLNRITAPSTRGLTAVQTSPVQSWRPTTLGNQTRQKLTLQWQYRPLGTGTAYLGPATLRIDGRDYTTDPIVVSVVPQSSRPAPPTWVPSPTGSPRPDLAADAPPSDLFIRAEPARASVYLGEQVVIDYVLYFDPNVLPRNSRIASAWDADGFWREELELDRFGGTRTVNVGGRTFEAAAIKRMAVFPTRTGRLQVDSLDVEVDVLRATRLGPPGSPRSFIYNSFGSRFERETITAPPVTVDVEPLPPGAPPSFDGAVGQFGLAVESDRDQVEAGEPVRVTATLSGRGNLATLEAPDWEAPAGLEQYPPRASEQIDRRGEQLRGRKAFTYTLVPRYGGAVTLPPVTWTYFDPEAGAYRTLRSDSLRLRVLGPAAPLAEAGPPAADPNALAVPTDAPTWQRYRAPVPFYARPWVWAGFALPALALLGLVAVRRRRDRDEDSPYARSLRAFPDAERGLRDAAAHLEAGEPRAFYAGLERTLRLFLAARLGTGTAGLALPALAALLAERGVTPETRDDVVRLLRESEAAQFAPLAAHPTAATSERAARLMADVDAQADPLEPEAS, encoded by the coding sequence ATGACGTCGCGCGTGCATCGGAACGGGTGGGGAGCGGGAGTCGCAGGGCTCGTGCTCGGGCTGTGCCTGCTCGCCGCCCCCGCCGCAGCCCAGATCTCCGTCTTCGCCTTCGTCGACAAGACTACGATGGGCGAGGCCGAGACGCTCCTCTTCACGATCGAAGCCACCGGCGACTTCCGCGACCTCAACCGCATCACGGCCCCGTCAACCCGTGGACTCACCGCCGTGCAGACGAGCCCCGTGCAGAGTTGGCGGCCCACGACATTGGGCAACCAGACCCGGCAGAAACTCACGCTGCAGTGGCAGTACCGCCCGCTCGGCACCGGCACGGCGTACCTCGGCCCCGCCACGCTCCGCATCGACGGGCGCGACTACACGACCGACCCCATCGTCGTGAGCGTCGTCCCGCAGTCGAGCCGGCCTGCCCCACCGACGTGGGTCCCGAGCCCCACCGGCTCGCCCCGGCCCGACCTCGCCGCCGACGCCCCGCCGTCGGACCTCTTCATCCGCGCCGAGCCGGCTCGGGCCTCCGTCTACCTCGGCGAGCAGGTCGTCATCGACTACGTCCTCTACTTCGACCCGAACGTGCTCCCGCGCAACAGCCGGATCGCGAGCGCGTGGGACGCCGACGGGTTCTGGCGCGAGGAGTTGGAGCTGGACCGGTTCGGCGGGACGCGGACAGTGAACGTCGGCGGGCGGACGTTCGAGGCGGCGGCGATCAAGCGGATGGCCGTCTTCCCGACGCGGACGGGGCGACTGCAGGTGGACTCGCTCGATGTGGAGGTGGACGTGCTGCGCGCGACGCGGCTCGGCCCGCCGGGCAGCCCGCGCAGCTTCATCTACAACAGCTTCGGCTCGCGGTTCGAGCGGGAGACGATCACCGCCCCGCCCGTGACCGTCGACGTGGAGCCGCTCCCGCCGGGTGCGCCGCCCTCCTTCGACGGCGCCGTCGGGCAGTTCGGCCTCGCCGTCGAGTCCGACCGCGACCAAGTGGAGGCGGGCGAGCCGGTCCGTGTGACGGCGACGCTCTCGGGGCGCGGCAACCTCGCCACGCTCGAAGCGCCCGATTGGGAGGCGCCGGCGGGGCTCGAGCAGTACCCGCCGCGCGCGAGCGAGCAGATCGACCGGCGCGGCGAGCAGCTCCGCGGGCGGAAGGCGTTCACGTACACCCTCGTCCCCCGCTACGGCGGCGCCGTCACGCTCCCGCCCGTGACGTGGACCTACTTCGATCCCGAGGCCGGCGCTTACCGCACGCTCCGCTCCGACTCGCTCCGCCTCCGCGTGCTCGGCCCCGCCGCACCCCTCGCCGAAGCCGGTCCGCCCGCCGCCGACCCCAACGCGCTCGCCGTGCCGACGGACGCGCCGACGTGGCAGCGGTACCGCGCGCCCGTTCCGTTCTACGCCCGGCCGTGGGTGTGGGCGGGCTTCGCGCTCCCGGCGCTCGCGCTCCTCGGGCTCGTCGCCGTGCGCCGCCGTCGGGACCGGGACGAAGACTCCCCTTACGCCCGCAGCCTCCGCGCCTTCCCCGACGCCGAGCGCGGCCTGCGCGACGCCGCGGCCCACCTCGAAGCGGGCGAGCCGCGCGCGTTCTACGCCGGGCTCGAACGGACCCTCCGGCTGTTCCTCGCCGCCCGACTCGGCACCGGTACCGCCGGCCTCGCCCTCCCCGCACTCGCCGCCCTCCTCGCCGAGCGTGGCGTCACGCCCGAAACGCGCGACGACGTGGTCCGCCTGCTGCGCGAGAGCGAGGCCGCGCAGTTCGCCCCCCTCGCCGCGCACCCGACCGCCGCCACCTCCGAGCGCGCCGCCCGACTGATGGCCGACGTGGATGCGCAGGCCGATCCGCTCGAGCCGGAGGCGTCGTGA
- a CDS encoding tetratricopeptide repeat protein, whose protein sequence is MTLRLALLALFLFTVPAGAREGQRANAHYEDGQFEEAVAAYREGLGRSEGAGTVYADLLNNLGCALYEQEEFAEAQASFEASLAAALAPEGRARAAFNAGNAAAQQQNFEAALGFYRQALLARPGYGEAAFNYEYLKRQQQEDRPQSPDAPPVEPSAFAERLKAQADSLVAAKQYGAAFEAMQRGLFADSTVQAYSDFVGRLGAVVEIEGGPPDQP, encoded by the coding sequence ATGACCCTCCGCCTCGCCCTCCTCGCCCTCTTCCTCTTCACCGTGCCCGCCGGGGCGCGGGAAGGGCAGCGTGCGAACGCGCACTACGAGGACGGTCAGTTCGAGGAGGCGGTCGCCGCGTATCGCGAAGGACTCGGTCGCAGCGAAGGAGCGGGAACGGTCTACGCCGACCTGCTGAACAACCTCGGCTGCGCGCTCTACGAGCAGGAGGAGTTCGCCGAGGCGCAGGCGTCGTTCGAGGCCTCGCTGGCCGCCGCCCTCGCGCCCGAAGGACGGGCCCGTGCGGCGTTCAACGCGGGCAACGCCGCCGCGCAGCAGCAAAACTTCGAGGCCGCCCTCGGGTTCTACCGCCAGGCCCTCCTCGCCCGGCCCGGCTACGGCGAGGCCGCCTTCAACTACGAATACCTCAAACGCCAGCAGCAGGAAGACCGGCCGCAGTCGCCCGACGCGCCGCCCGTCGAGCCCTCCGCGTTCGCCGAGCGGCTGAAGGCGCAGGCCGACTCCCTCGTCGCCGCCAAGCAGTACGGCGCCGCGTTCGAAGCCATGCAGCGCGGCCTCTTCGCCGACTCGACCGTGCAGGCGTACAGCGACTTCGTCGGCCGCCTCGGTGCCGTCGTCGAGATCGAAGGCGGCCCACCCGACCAGCCATGA
- a CDS encoding VWA domain-containing protein, with product MTWSAPLALFALLAVPIAAGLFAWAAVQRREALRRFAGRDDAGAQAVARERRWQAAFATAGVLCIALALAGPRYGTQLREVQQQGLDVVIALDISQSMLAEDVAPSRLARAKYEIDQMLDGLAGSRVGLVVFAGEAFLQCPLTSDLGAVRLFLDAAEPSLIPTQGTDFGQALRVAVQAFDVASAGSDAQRARALLVLSDGENHAGGFRPSLISADEAGVAVFAAGVGETDGAPIPIYRQGRLAGYKTDRAGATVQTALHEESLQDLVLRGAYYRIGRGTSDLPEITTALARLDRGVVASESFETYAEQYQWPLALGLLLLVAERFVAVRRREPALPV from the coding sequence ATGACCTGGTCTGCCCCCCTCGCCCTCTTCGCCCTCCTCGCCGTGCCGATCGCGGCGGGGCTGTTCGCGTGGGCGGCGGTGCAGCGGCGCGAGGCGCTCCGACGGTTCGCGGGGCGTGACGATGCCGGGGCGCAGGCGGTGGCGCGGGAGCGGCGGTGGCAGGCGGCGTTCGCCACGGCCGGCGTGCTGTGCATTGCGCTCGCGCTCGCCGGGCCGCGCTATGGGACGCAGCTCCGCGAGGTCCAGCAGCAGGGGCTCGACGTCGTCATCGCGCTCGACATTTCGCAGTCGATGCTGGCCGAGGACGTGGCGCCGAGCCGGCTGGCGCGGGCGAAATACGAGATCGACCAGATGCTCGACGGGCTCGCCGGCAGCCGCGTCGGCCTCGTAGTGTTCGCGGGCGAGGCGTTCCTGCAATGCCCGCTCACGTCCGACCTCGGCGCCGTTCGCCTCTTCCTCGACGCCGCCGAGCCCTCGCTCATCCCGACGCAGGGGACCGACTTCGGGCAGGCGCTCCGCGTCGCCGTGCAAGCGTTCGACGTGGCGAGTGCGGGGTCGGACGCGCAGCGCGCCCGCGCCCTCCTCGTCCTCTCCGACGGCGAGAACCACGCGGGCGGCTTCCGCCCGTCGCTGATCTCAGCCGATGAGGCAGGCGTCGCCGTCTTCGCCGCGGGTGTCGGGGAGACGGACGGCGCCCCGATCCCCATCTACCGGCAGGGCCGCCTCGCCGGCTACAAGACCGACCGCGCGGGCGCGACGGTGCAGACGGCGCTCCACGAGGAGTCGCTGCAGGATCTCGTGTTGCGCGGGGCGTACTACCGCATCGGGCGCGGCACGAGCGATCTGCCGGAAATAACCACGGCCCTCGCCCGTTTAGATCGGGGCGTCGTCGCCTCGGAGTCGTTCGAGACGTACGCCGAGCAATACCAGTGGCCGCTCGCGCTCGGCCTCCTCTTGCTCGTCGCTGAGCGCTTCGTCGCCGTCCGCCGCCGCGAGCCCGCGCTTCCCGTATGA
- a CDS encoding VWA domain-containing protein: MTFAHPLFLLLLLAVPVLAWWEWRRARRRPASVLFSDTAAAEAVDPTLWVRLRSLPTALQLGALALGILALARPQVRDVVHERTAEGIDIMLVLDLSTSMKAEDFRPNRFEAAKDVGARFVDGRVSDRIGLIVFAAQAYTQAPLTLDYDFLKQMLRDVQMGLIEDGTAIGTALATATARLRDSEAESKVIILLTDGQNNRGEVDPATAADVAAALGVKVYAIGVGAEGRDAFGQAIPNYMQQLLPQSAQIDEEMLTTVAEKTGGRYFRATDREALAAIYDEISELETTEVEETTYLDVDERYPLFLWPAFGLLLLGVLLSTTRLRRVP; encoded by the coding sequence ATGACCTTCGCGCATCCTCTCTTCCTCCTGCTCCTCCTCGCCGTGCCTGTGCTCGCGTGGTGGGAATGGCGGCGTGCGCGGCGGCGGCCCGCGAGCGTGCTCTTCTCCGACACCGCCGCCGCTGAAGCCGTCGACCCGACGCTGTGGGTGCGGCTGCGTAGCCTCCCGACGGCGCTTCAACTCGGCGCGCTCGCTCTCGGCATCCTCGCCCTCGCCCGCCCTCAGGTCCGCGACGTGGTCCACGAGCGCACGGCCGAGGGCATCGACATCATGCTCGTGCTCGACCTCTCGACCTCGATGAAGGCCGAGGACTTCCGCCCGAATCGGTTCGAAGCGGCGAAGGACGTCGGCGCGCGGTTCGTGGACGGCCGCGTGTCCGACCGCATCGGGCTCATCGTGTTCGCGGCGCAGGCCTACACGCAGGCCCCGCTCACGCTCGACTACGACTTCCTCAAGCAGATGCTGCGCGACGTGCAGATGGGGTTGATCGAGGACGGCACGGCGATCGGCACCGCGCTCGCAACGGCGACGGCCCGGCTGCGCGACTCCGAGGCCGAGAGCAAGGTCATCATCCTCCTCACCGACGGGCAGAACAACCGCGGCGAGGTCGACCCCGCCACGGCCGCCGATGTCGCCGCCGCGCTCGGGGTGAAGGTCTATGCGATTGGCGTCGGCGCGGAGGGACGCGACGCGTTCGGACAGGCGATCCCGAACTACATGCAGCAACTCCTCCCGCAGTCGGCGCAGATCGACGAGGAAATGCTGACGACGGTCGCCGAGAAGACGGGCGGGCGCTACTTCCGCGCGACGGACCGCGAAGCCCTCGCCGCGATCTACGACGAGATCTCTGAACTCGAAACGACCGAGGTCGAGGAGACGACGTACCTCGACGTGGACGAGCGCTACCCACTGTTCCTCTGGCCCGCATTCGGCCTGCTCCTGCTCGGCGTCTTGCTTTCGACGACGCGACTGCGGAGGGTGCCGTGA
- a CDS encoding NAD-dependent deacylase, with protein sequence MMRLYRFATVFSTMPAFSDTLVEKLARAERVAVLTGAGISAESGVPTFRDPGGLWQQFRPEELANVRAFLRNPTLVQGWYAHRRAVVEDVQPNAGHEALAELETLVPHFLLATQNVDDLHRRAGSRAIVELHGNLARSYCIDCGAAAGPDALAAIANGDEARCPACSGLLRPDVVWFGEMLPEGAFERAAEAASRADVFLSVGTSAVVYPAAGLPLIAKESGAYVAEVNVERSDIAHALDEVVLGASGAVLPALVAAVLERKS encoded by the coding sequence ATGATGCGTCTCTACCGTTTCGCCACCGTTTTCTCGACCATGCCCGCTTTCAGCGACACCCTCGTGGAAAAGCTCGCCCGCGCCGAGCGCGTGGCCGTGCTCACTGGTGCCGGCATCTCCGCCGAGAGCGGCGTCCCGACGTTCCGCGACCCCGGCGGGCTGTGGCAGCAGTTCCGCCCCGAGGAACTAGCGAACGTCCGCGCCTTCCTCCGCAACCCGACGCTCGTGCAGGGCTGGTACGCCCACCGCCGCGCCGTCGTCGAGGACGTGCAGCCGAACGCCGGGCACGAGGCGCTGGCCGAGTTAGAGACGCTCGTCCCGCATTTCCTCCTCGCGACGCAGAACGTCGACGACCTCCACCGCCGTGCGGGCAGCCGCGCCATCGTGGAACTGCACGGGAATCTGGCGCGGAGCTACTGCATCGACTGCGGCGCGGCGGCCGGGCCGGACGCGCTCGCCGCGATTGCGAACGGGGACGAGGCGCGGTGCCCGGCGTGCAGCGGCCTGCTGCGGCCGGACGTGGTGTGGTTCGGTGAGATGCTGCCTGAGGGTGCCTTCGAGCGCGCCGCCGAGGCCGCTTCGCGCGCCGACGTGTTCCTCTCCGTCGGGACGAGCGCGGTCGTCTATCCCGCCGCCGGCCTCCCCCTCATCGCGAAAGAGTCGGGGGCCTACGTCGCCGAAGTCAACGTCGAGCGCAGCGACATCGCCCACGCGCTCGACGAGGTCGTGCTCGGAGCGTCGGGCGCGGTGCTGCCCGCCCTCGTCGCCGCTGTCCTTGAGCGGAAGTCATGA
- a CDS encoding DUF4381 family protein, producing the protein MPASAQTVRLHVLADSVTIGERFGVAVAVEHAAGVQVVFPEPPGATAAVENPLRAGEAELATARRLPPAERGSVRVDSVVFEAATFALDSARVGPVTVQIVRGGDTTTVASPIAFVGVRSLVPAENPEPKGLAPLADFPRAWGPWLLAALAVVALLAALWWWRERRRNRPVPTSVLAPDDEVRHRLDALAAALPTSAATVKPFYVELSDALRTYLARTLGVPAREQTTRELLATLARREDAPADALDPLDFVLRLADLAKFASVQPGAAAHETALARAREAVAALGAARAPEPEPATAPTP; encoded by the coding sequence ATGCCCGCATCGGCGCAGACGGTGCGGCTGCACGTGCTCGCCGACAGCGTGACGATCGGCGAACGGTTCGGCGTGGCCGTGGCCGTGGAGCACGCGGCCGGGGTGCAGGTCGTCTTCCCCGAGCCGCCCGGTGCCACGGCGGCGGTCGAGAACCCGCTGCGCGCGGGCGAGGCCGAACTCGCCACCGCGCGGCGGCTGCCCCCGGCGGAGCGCGGCAGCGTCCGCGTGGACAGCGTGGTGTTCGAGGCGGCGACGTTTGCGCTCGACTCGGCGCGCGTCGGGCCTGTGACGGTGCAGATCGTGCGTGGCGGCGACACGACGACGGTAGCCTCCCCCATCGCGTTCGTCGGCGTCCGCTCGCTCGTACCCGCCGAGAACCCCGAGCCGAAGGGCCTCGCCCCGCTCGCCGATTTCCCCCGCGCGTGGGGGCCGTGGCTGCTGGCCGCGCTCGCAGTCGTCGCCCTCCTCGCCGCGCTGTGGTGGTGGCGCGAGCGGCGGCGGAATCGCCCCGTTCCCACGTCCGTGCTGGCGCCGGACGACGAAGTCCGCCACCGGCTCGATGCCCTCGCCGCCGCGCTCCCGACGTCGGCCGCCACCGTCAAACCGTTCTATGTCGAGCTCTCGGACGCGCTGCGGACGTACCTCGCCCGCACCCTCGGCGTGCCCGCCCGCGAGCAGACGACGCGCGAGCTCCTCGCCACGCTCGCCCGCCGCGAGGACGCCCCGGCGGATGCCCTCGACCCGCTCGACTTCGTCCTACGCCTCGCCGACCTCGCCAAGTTTGCGAGCGTGCAGCCCGGCGCTGCCGCGCACGAAACCGCGCTCGCCCGTGCGCGTGAAGCCGTCGCTGCCCTCGGAGCCGCCCGCGCCCCCGAGCCTGAACCCGCGACTGCTCCGACACCGTAG
- a CDS encoding DUF58 domain-containing protein gives MIPRELFRKIRHLEIRTKGLVNNVFGGEYHSAFKGRGIEFSEVRPYQIGDDVRTIDWNVSARTGETFVKLYEEEREQTLVLAVDVSGSERFGTGGVEKREMAAEICGVLAFSAVRNNDKVGLLMFSDRVERFVPPKKGRRHVLRLIRDLFAHDIEDRGTQITAALDHLLHVLRRRAIVVLVSDFFDRDYEPKLRALARRHDVIAVHLRDPRETELPNVGLLTLRDAESGRAVLVDTGSRTAREAFARQAEARQAEIAAALVRARVDTVAVRTDEDYVEPLVGFFRQRNRAA, from the coding sequence GTGATCCCCCGCGAGCTGTTCCGCAAGATCCGCCACCTCGAGATCCGCACGAAGGGCCTCGTCAACAACGTCTTCGGCGGCGAGTACCACTCGGCGTTCAAGGGCCGCGGGATCGAGTTCTCCGAGGTCCGCCCGTACCAAATCGGCGACGACGTGCGGACGATCGACTGGAACGTGTCGGCGCGGACGGGCGAGACGTTCGTGAAGCTCTACGAGGAGGAGCGCGAGCAGACGCTCGTGCTCGCCGTCGACGTCTCGGGCAGCGAGCGCTTCGGGACGGGCGGCGTCGAGAAACGGGAGATGGCGGCAGAGATCTGTGGCGTGCTCGCCTTCAGCGCCGTCCGCAACAACGACAAAGTCGGGCTGCTGATGTTCTCCGACCGCGTCGAGCGCTTCGTCCCGCCGAAGAAGGGCCGCCGCCACGTCCTCCGGCTCATCCGCGACCTCTTCGCCCACGACATAGAGGACCGCGGCACGCAGATCACCGCCGCGCTCGACCACCTCCTCCACGTCCTGCGCCGCCGCGCGATCGTCGTCCTCGTGAGCGACTTCTTCGACCGCGATTACGAGCCGAAGCTCCGCGCCCTCGCCCGGCGGCACGACGTCATCGCCGTCCACCTCCGCGACCCGCGCGAGACCGAGCTTCCGAACGTCGGGTTGCTGACGCTGCGCGATGCGGAGTCGGGCCGGGCCGTGCTCGTGGATACGGGCAGCCGCACGGCTCGGGAAGCGTTCGCGCGGCAGGCCGAGGCCCGGCAGGCGGAGATCGCGGCGGCGCTCGTCCGCGCCCGCGTGGACACCGTGGCGGTGCGGACGGACGAGGATTACGTCGAGCCCCTCGTCGGCTTTTTCAGGCAGCGCAATCGGGCCGCGTGA
- the purQ gene encoding phosphoribosylformylglycinamidine synthase subunit PurQ, protein MSVRFAVLVFPGSNCDHDAYHAAKHVMGQDARFVWHKDDALGEADVVIVPGGFSYGDYLRSGAIARFSPVMQDVVRFANEGGLVLGVCNGFQVLCEAGLLPGALMRNASLRFGCKDVHLRVENAATPFTNAMSEGDLLTIPVAHGEGNYYADDATLDRLEANGQVVFRYTTAEGEVTPEANPNGSARNIAGIVNERGNVLGMMPHPERCVESILGYADGAKLFQSVIEHLQSGVAA, encoded by the coding sequence ATGTCCGTCCGATTCGCCGTCCTCGTCTTCCCCGGCTCCAACTGCGACCACGACGCCTACCACGCGGCGAAGCACGTGATGGGGCAGGACGCCCGCTTCGTGTGGCACAAAGACGACGCGCTCGGCGAGGCCGACGTGGTCATCGTCCCCGGCGGCTTCTCGTACGGCGACTACCTCCGCTCGGGCGCGATCGCCCGCTTCTCGCCCGTGATGCAGGACGTGGTCCGGTTCGCGAACGAGGGCGGGCTCGTGCTCGGCGTGTGCAACGGGTTTCAGGTGCTGTGCGAGGCCGGGCTGCTGCCGGGCGCGCTGATGCGGAACGCCTCGCTCCGGTTCGGCTGCAAAGACGTCCACCTCCGCGTCGAGAACGCCGCGACGCCGTTCACGAATGCCATGAGCGAAGGCGACCTCCTCACGATCCCCGTCGCCCACGGCGAAGGCAACTACTACGCCGACGACGCAACGCTCGACCGGCTCGAAGCGAACGGGCAGGTCGTCTTCCGGTACACCACGGCCGAGGGCGAGGTCACGCCGGAGGCGAACCCGAACGGCTCGGCGCGCAACATCGCGGGCATCGTGAACGAGCGGGGCAACGTGCTCGGCATGATGCCGCACCCCGAGCGCTGCGTCGAGTCGATCCTCGGCTACGCCGACGGGGCGAAGCTCTTCCAATCCGTGATCGAGCATTTGCAGTCCGGCGTCGCGGCGTAG
- a CDS encoding DinB family protein, whose product MTFSNPAGTTGASAAAYTAALLALLGDRDPIEVQRGLVPALRAATDGPSDEALRKPEAPGKWSILGVVQHLADSELVYGYRMRVIVAEDNPALAGYDQDAWAERLRYNDEDLDDVLAELDVLRRRNLRFLERLRDDEWERAGQHSERGTESVRHIARLLAAHDLVHLRQIERIKRAHGLG is encoded by the coding sequence ATGACGTTCTCGAACCCCGCCGGCACGACCGGTGCCAGCGCCGCCGCCTACACCGCCGCGCTCCTCGCCCTCCTCGGCGACCGCGACCCCATCGAGGTCCAGCGCGGCCTCGTCCCTGCCCTCCGCGCCGCGACGGACGGGCCCAGCGACGAGGCGCTACGGAAGCCTGAAGCTCCGGGTAAGTGGTCCATCCTCGGCGTCGTCCAGCACCTCGCGGACTCCGAACTCGTCTACGGCTACCGGATGCGCGTGATCGTCGCCGAAGACAACCCCGCACTCGCGGGCTACGATCAGGACGCGTGGGCCGAGCGCCTCCGTTACAACGACGAGGACCTCGACGATGTGCTCGCTGAACTCGACGTGCTGCGCCGTCGCAACCTCCGCTTCCTCGAACGCCTGCGCGACGATGAGTGGGAGCGCGCCGGTCAGCACAGCGAGCGGGGGACGGAGAGCGTCCGCCACATCGCGCGGCTGCTGGCCGCGCACGACCTCGTGCACCTCCGCCAGATCGAGCGGATCAAGCGGGCGCACGGGCTGGGATAA